The following nucleotide sequence is from Tunicatimonas pelagia.
CTATTTCTTTCATCCGCTCGTGACTACCAGACATCATGATGTTCACGTACCGGACTGCATTACTTCGAATCTTGCTTTTCCCGTGGTGCCCTTCTTTAATCCGCTCGTTCACTGAGGCGAACATATCTTTGATTTCTCCCTTTTGTCTTCGCTCCTGGAACTCGCTCTGACCAATGACCTTAGTATTACCGTCCTTCTCACGAACGATAAATTTATTCAAGTGGGTTCGGTCTTGATCGGCGTTCTTTGGAGTGCTACTGCGGTCAATATGACGACCTAAAGCCCCGCCGGTTCCTCGGCCTTTCATGGCATGAAATACAGCAAACTGGTTGGCCATCGTCTTAGTTTTTTCTCCTTCTTGTGATCACCTTCCCTGATGTATCCGGCTTGCCGGATGACCCCGTAGGGCTCACTACAAACGTAGTTTGTCTAGTGAGCTAGACTTACGCTCGTAAAGTAGCGAAAAAGCGTTAGAATTCCAAGCCCAGTAAATTCATAAATGGCTAGATGTAGCAGCGTTAAGGCTACTCTACATTACTGCCGGGCGTAGCCCTTATTGTGTTAACCTTTATAAATCATAAGAGCCTCTTCGTTGACGAGCTCAAAGTTCTCTGCTATGTCTTTCTCGGTAACGTCCTTTATCTTATCCAGTTCGATAGGACTATAGTTATGCTTTTCAAACTGTACTTTCTTGGCTTGTTCTTCACCACTGATAAATCCTATAAACTGCCCTTTATTCAGTGCCCTTACTTCTTGAGCTTCTATGATTTGTCTGCGCTGTATAGTCTCACTTTCGTTAACTGATTTATTAGTACTTCCTAAGAATTGAAAATCTCCTCTTGATCGGCCTTTGGACTTACTTGTTACCTTCATCCGTTTATCATAATCACCCACTAACTTACTTACTTTTCGCGCTGTCTCTTCATTATTAATCTTGCCGTAGAACTGATAAGATAAGTTGTCAATGATTGCATCTGTCTCCTCTCGTCCGAACATTTCAATCATTTGAGGGAGGGTTTGTATGCCTATCATCGTGCAAACCCCTGAGCTACGTATTGTTGCTGGCACTTCATTAAAGCGGTGTAGGTAGATGGTAGGAAATTCATCAAGTTGTAGCAATGTAGGAACTCTACGTTCGTTCTGCTTGGCGTACATAGTGCTGTACGAAGCGTTGATGATTAGAGCTATCAAGGGAGCTACACTTTGGTGCTGGCTAATCTGTGGAAAACTGCTGACCGTTATAAAACGTCGGTTGTCCTCGTGGTTTACAGTTAAGTCTACTTCATCCTTAGACAGCAAGTAGAAATTCTCACGAGTAGCTATCTTTCCTAGTGCTATAAGTACACTTGACCAAATCAAGGACATAGTTTTTTCTGAACCCTGGGCTTTCTCAACCCCAGAAAACATAATCCTAGTTTCAGGGTCACTTTTGAGCATCTCTACTACCGATTCAACTGGCGTAGAAACCAAAAAGGAGATAAGGTGAGGAATTGTACAAAATTTAGAATGATGCTTCTTTAAATACCACATAGTAGAAGCGAGAACCGAGAACGCTGTACCTTCCCAAAAGGGGTCAGAGTGCTTACTTTGTCGGTTGAGATTTTTTAAAACTACTAGTGCGAATGCTTGGGCATCGGTGCTGTTACGCATATACTTCAATGGGTTACACCGATGGCTCCGATTTAGATCGGCGAAGTTGATGTACTTGAAGTCTGTTTCTGGCTCGAACATCATATGAGCACTATTGACGTGTGCTGCTAACTCGCCCTTACGGTCGTATATCAGCCCGGCCGTACCTTGCCGAATCGCTTGATAAATACTTGGCTCGATGCCACTTTTCGTTTTTCCTGCCCCAGCTGATCCCGTCCACAAGACCCCCTCGGTAGCATTGTCTATAGTAATTTCCCCCTGGTCAGTATCGAAGTACAAACTAAGCTGTCTTAGGGGTGCTGATGTTGTTCCGTTGCTCTTCTGGTACTCCTCAAAAGCGTTTTCAATATCCTGCCCGCTTCTATCGTTTTGTTCCTGCTTAGCGAGCTTAGCCACTTCCTCGGGAGTAGTACCCATAATGTCGTAGTAACTCTTCTGGCCTGGCTGCTCTCGCCTAATTGGCTTTGCTACTTTCTTTTCTGCAGATGGCTTTTGGTCGAACTTTATAAGGCCGTATTCCTGAATGAATGCGTACAGCATCTTAGCTGGAAATAAGCAAGCTATGATAGCAAAACATGTATAGGCAAAAGGAGTCTCGTAGTCTTCTCTCACAAACCGAGCAAACAGATTAATAACGAACACGGACAGTATTACTACAGCTATAAATATTCCCGCGTATTTTACGTACCATCGTTCAATATCTTTCTCCTGGTCAACCAGATAATAATAATAAGCTGCTGCATTGAGTAACGCAGCAGAGAAAACTACATTTAGTCCTACTAGACTATCAATAGCTTCGGCTATTAATCCTAGAACTACTAAGCCTACAAGAATCATTGCACCGTATTTTAACATATTTTGTACGGTGTACTGTATGTTCATGCGTGAAGCAAAAAACACAATAGCTGCTAGTAGGATGATGCCGATCATAGTATCATAGGTTGATGACTTGACATATTTTTTTTAACTCTTGGCCGGAAAAAGTTTTTGTCTTTAGCTTTCGGAACCAACTGCTTTTAGTAATTCCAGCTTTCTCATAAATGTGATTGTGCTTCAGTCCGTAAGATTCTATGACCTGGGGGAGTTGTTCCTGTAGGTGTAAAAAATCGTCTACAATTCTTTCGTTTATTCGCATTATCGGTTTAAATTGTAGTTCTAAATGGTATCAAATATAAGACTGTATTCGTGGATAAAAAACAAATAGGCTGGCTTTTAATCGGTGGCTTTGTAGTCTTTATTTTTTCGATTGTCAGTTTCTCTTTTGAGCCAGATAACAAGGATAAAGACAGCAGGAAAGCAAAATCTGAAGTTGATAGGAAGACTTCTAGTCAAGTAAATACTATTGATTCTTTGGAGAGTGTACTCAAAGAAAAGGATTCTGTAATTTCTGCCTTACGTATTCAGCTTGCTTATTTCAGTAACACGAAGGGAAGCGTAGATACTACCAATGCAGTAGTCTCAAATACAAAAAGATTCTCCAACGGTATTCAAATCAAAACTACCCAAGTGGAGTCATTCGACGATTTTACGAATATCACTGTTGAATTCTTCTCTACGAA
It contains:
- a CDS encoding type IV secretory system conjugative DNA transfer family protein is translated as MIGIILLAAIVFFASRMNIQYTVQNMLKYGAMILVGLVVLGLIAEAIDSLVGLNVVFSAALLNAAAYYYYLVDQEKDIERWYVKYAGIFIAVVILSVFVINLFARFVREDYETPFAYTCFAIIACLFPAKMLYAFIQEYGLIKFDQKPSAEKKVAKPIRREQPGQKSYYDIMGTTPEEVAKLAKQEQNDRSGQDIENAFEEYQKSNGTTSAPLRQLSLYFDTDQGEITIDNATEGVLWTGSAGAGKTKSGIEPSIYQAIRQGTAGLIYDRKGELAAHVNSAHMMFEPETDFKYINFADLNRSHRCNPLKYMRNSTDAQAFALVVLKNLNRQSKHSDPFWEGTAFSVLASTMWYLKKHHSKFCTIPHLISFLVSTPVESVVEMLKSDPETRIMFSGVEKAQGSEKTMSLIWSSVLIALGKIATRENFYLLSKDEVDLTVNHEDNRRFITVSSFPQISQHQSVAPLIALIINASYSTMYAKQNERRVPTLLQLDEFPTIYLHRFNEVPATIRSSGVCTMIGIQTLPQMIEMFGREETDAIIDNLSYQFYGKINNEETARKVSKLVGDYDKRMKVTSKSKGRSRGDFQFLGSTNKSVNESETIQRRQIIEAQEVRALNKGQFIGFISGEEQAKKVQFEKHNYSPIELDKIKDVTEKDIAENFELVNEEALMIYKG